Genomic segment of Anopheles darlingi chromosome X, idAnoDarlMG_H_01, whole genome shotgun sequence:
GTGTGTTTGCTATTTAACCAACGCGAAGTAACTCCTCGACTACAGGCTATCGTATGCGAAGGTTGACGGCCGCACTTGGTTGTCAAATCTTATGACGATTTGGCGCTctttccatttattttgcaGCAACGGTCGCGGTCCAGAGGTAAGAACCTGAAGCAAAATTACAAATAAATTAGGATTTTAAACGTGCATCACTGTATCGTAGCCAATCGATCGCCATGAGTCAATCCCCGTTAGAGCAAACTCCGCCAAAGTCTGAGGTTGGCGGGGACAAGGAACGGCTGCCGAGTGCTCCGTTTAGCAGCACTGGCCTAGAAACcctgcgacttccgatgatcGCTGAGCAGCCGGAGACGTCGCTGCGCCGATCGATTCGGGCTCGCGTGCCCAGCAAACGATTTTTGGATACATCCCGCAGCGATAGCGATACGGACGGGGAACATCAAATAAAACGCACGGTAGAGGAGACCGAGATACAGGAGCTGAGCAGCAAGCTGTCCTCCGCTACGCTGTCCGAGGAGTGCCACGATGTGGCAGGTCGAACCATGTACGGGTTTCGCACGCCGAAAAAGCGCGATTCGATGCGCAAGCTGGCCGCGCAGACAAGCACCCAACGCCGCTCGAAAGTACAGCGTACACCAACCACGCCCCGTACTCCAGCCGCACTCCGTACACCAAGCAGCGCACGTCAGCGTAGAATGAAGCACCGAAATCCGCAGACACCGGCCCAAGTGCGCCAGCTCCGGAAGCAAGGTATGGGACATTCTCCTCACGACACCCATTTGATTCTCCTATTATCCTACGACCCATTGGTCCACAACCGCTGCGTCTAGCTGACCTTTCTCGTTATTatggtttttcttctcgtaGCTATTGGCAAAGTTTTGCAAAAGGTGGATGAAGAATCCGACGCTTCATACAGCCCGGCGTCTTCCTCGACCGACACGGAGCCGCCCGATACTCACAGCGgtagcgatgacgatgaagaagaggtCGCCGCAACGGCCGAATCAAAGTCGATCAGGAAACAACAGGCTCGGTCCCCGACAGGGGCGAAACCCAAGGTTAAGATTCCGGTTGTGGGCCCGACCGATACGCCGATCGTGAAATCTTCGGAGTACTGTTATGACAACTCTTATGAACAGTACTTTTCGATCCATGCTACTACGAAAGTAGTCACGTCCAACCATACACTGGACTTACTAGCCACATCGCGCATACCGCGTGCTTTAatgcagcagttgctgcaggAGACCAGCCCGCCCGCGCCCCACCGGGACCGACAGCAAGAAATGAATGACAAATGTATGCTCTTCTTCCGGGATTGGCTGTTCACGCTTAACGAGGGATTTAGTGTGCTGTTGTTCGGCATCGGGCATTCGGCCAATGGGGAGCTAATGCAGCTCTTCATCGATGAAAAGTTAAACGGTTATCCTACCATCTTTGTGCAGGGATATGTTCCCGACTTTAGCATCAAGGACGTACTGGATCGGATTTGTGGCGAGGTGTTTGAAATGTGGCTTTCaacgacgaacacacacgagGCGTTGGATAAGATCGAGCGTAAGTTCGCCGACCATCCTGAGAAGCATCTGTTTTTACTAGTCCATAACTTGGACGGTTCATCGCTGCGGAACGAGTCCACCCAGTCTGCTATATGCCGACTGGCGGCCATCGACAACGTACATTttatcgcatcgatcgaaaatcACATCGCATCGGCCATGTGGGGCACGAATAAACAAGCGGCATATAACTTCAAGTGGTTTGACGCTACCACGCTCCAACCGTACAATGCCGAGACGTCGTTCGAGAACTCTCTGATGGTCCAAAACGCCGATGCGCCcgcgttcgatgcaatgaagcgagttgtatgctcgctaacagcgaacgcgcgcggaaTATACAACGCGATTGTTAAGTatcaactaaccaaccagaaggtgcaacagcagcactacgcCGGCATGCCAATGCAGGAGTTGTATCGTCAGTGCCGCGAATCGTTCCTCGTTTCGTCGGATGCTGCCCTGCGCTGTCACCTCACCGAGTTCGTTGATCACAAATTACTGCGGTTCAAGCGCAACTCTGAGAGTAGCGAGGCGGTCCTCATTCCGCTGTCGCACATGCTCCTCCAGCGGTTTGTTGATGAGCAGGATGTCGTCTaattcacatggtgccatatatgtattcgttcacatggtgccatatatgtattcactgtagcgtgaaagtACAGTACAAGGAGAATTAATCTccataaagtatagcataaggtttgaattagaggagctttagatcctcgagcagtgatctcaatttgaaataaatgttatttatcCGTTCGTTTATCCTTCTGTACTAATACAGCCCCGAGTCCCCAAGGCGATGCATCTGTATACAGGATGGTGTCGTCCTCTTCTTTAAAATATCCTCTCTTGACTATTTCCTCCTTCGCCAGCCTCTTCAATTGCTCAAAATCCTTCTGCTGTTCCTCTCCCCACTTGAACTTGCTCCCTGGTATGATACAGTCCCTTAGGGATTTAGTTTTGTgcgaaatttttttttatgaacggGCTAATAAACGGCACCATTCCCAGAAAACTTCTCAACTCTGACACATCCCTGGGCCTCTCAAATCCCTGGATTTCTATTAATTTCTCTCTCGTTGGCAAGATCCCTTCCCCATCCAACGTCAACCCGAGGAAATCTACTTTGTTCATATTGTACCTAGATTTCGACAAAACGGACGACGGTTGCTCGAAGGAtgttgggagggagggagggagggagggagggaggcagagAGGCGTCgccggagaaggaaaaagggaaaaagatggagaacgaacggtcggtcgatcgatcttttcaAATCTTTTCGGGCGTTCTTCAACCCCTTCTATCCCCTTcgtttgattcgttttttccccctgtAAGCTGGTGGGATAGGAAGACGAGGAAAGAGCGTGgagaggcgggggggggggaggggaaaagggaagcagaTTGCGCTCACTGGCAGTGGCGGCACTTTTTGCGCTGCcacgcgatcgtcgtcgcgatgGTGATTCATGCTGAGAGAGctagagatggagagaaagagatggagaaaggtggaggggggaagggtgggagagggggggggggcaaggcATATCTATGCTCGGCCACCCTATGTCCcgggtggtttttggccggTTCCACCAATCGACCAATTTTtggtcacacacgcacacatgtcgCGCAATTTTGgacatcggcatcagcagccggCATCGTTCCGGCGCTTCGCGTACAACAACGGACCATCACGAGCCGTGAAGAGATCGAGCCGAAAATGATCGAACTGCCGCGGCTGCAGCCTCTGGTGCTGCAGTTTCGGACGGATGCATTCCGGCCGTTATTTAACCGCGATTTCGCTCATTTCGAGCAGACTTCATTCGCTTTCGAGCAGCATGTTCATGCGCCCAAAGCTATGCTTCTGTGCTTTTCTGCTGCCGAGGCTGCTTTCGAGCGCAGCTGCCGTTTTGTAGCGCTGTTTGAGAGATCGAATCGATCCTACACTTGGTTTAGCGTTTCAGCTTTTCACCGTTCATGTTGATGTATGATTTTTAAATAGTGCGCTTAATCTATCACTTATGCTTGGATTGATTGGAATCGGATTAATGATGAGATAATGTGTGTTTGCTATTTAACCAACGCGAAGTAACTCCTCAACTACAGGCTATCGTATGCGAAGGTTGACGGCCGCACTTGGTTGTCAAATCTTATGACGATTTGGCGCTctttccatttattttgcaGCAACGGTCGCGGTCCAGAGGTAAGAACCTGAAGCAAAATTACAAATAAATTAGGATTTTAAACGTGCATCACTGTATCGTAGCCAATCGATCGCCATGAGTCAATCCCCGTTAGAGCAAACTCCGCCAAAGTCTGAGGTTGGCGGGGACAAGGAACGGCTGCCGAGTGCTCCGTTTAGCAGCACTGGCCTAGAAACcctgcgacttccga
This window contains:
- the LOC125954994 gene encoding origin recognition complex subunit 2-like, coding for MSQSPLEQTPPKSEVGGDKERLPSAPFSSTGLETLRLPMIAEQPETSLRRSIRARVPSKRFLDTSRSDSDTDGEHQIKRTVEETEIQELSSKLSSATLSEECHDVAGRTMYGFRTPKKRDSMRKLAAQTSTQRRSKVQRTPTTPRTPAALRTPSSARQRRMKHRNPQTPAQVRQLRKQAIGKVLQKVDEESDASYSPASSSTDTEPPDTHSGSDDDEEEVAATAESKSIRKQQARSPTGAKPKVKIPVVGPTDTPIVKSSEYCYDNSYEQYFSIHATTKVVTSNHTLDLLATSRIPRALMQQLLQETSPPAPHRDRQQEMNDKCMLFFRDWLFTLNEGFSVLLFGIGHSANGELMQLFIDEKLNGYPTIFVQGYVPDFSIKDVLDRICGEVFEMWLSTTNTHEALDKIERKFADHPEKHLFLLVHNLDGSSLRNESTQSAICRLAAIDNVHFIASIENHIASAMWGTNKQAAYNFKWFDATTLQPYNAETSFENSLMVQNADAPAFDAMKRVVCSLTANARGIYNAIVKYQLTNQKVQQQHYAGMPMQELYRQCRESFLVSSDAALRCHLTEFVDHKLLRFKRNSESSEAVLIPLSHMLLQRFVDEQDVV